CACAATGTACTCGGCCCGCTGCCGCACCCCGTCCACCACCTGGCCCTCCCCCTGAAAGGCCACCAGATGACCGTCGTACACCCGGCCGTCCCGCATCACCACCTCATAGTGCGTGAACTTGTCGTGGTACTCATAACTCTTGATCCCCACAAAGATCGCCGCGCAGGCGAGGGTGATCGCCTGGTACTTCCGGTAACTCGCGAAATTGTTCGCCTTCAAGGCCGCCCAGCCCAGCACCACGGTCACGCTTGAACAGATCAGCACCAGCGTGTTCACCGTGCCCACCGGGATGTTCAGTATCTCCTGCGGCCAGGTGCCGGGATCCGCCCCCACCCGCAGCAGCACATACGCCGAAAACAACGCGCCAAACAGCATCACTTCCGACGCCAGAAACAGCCAGATGCCCAGCTTGGCGTTGTACAGCCCCGTGTCGCGTCTCGGTAGTACCGTGTAGGGAATGTCCATGTGCGGAGAAGTCGGTTTCGTCGGTCGCTTCGGTCGCTTCGGTCGCGTCAGTCGGTATCAGCCCTTCACGGGAATCTCGTTCTGAGGGGTGTAATCCCGCGGCGCCCCGGGAACACTGTACTCGTACGGCCCCCGGTACACTTTCATCACCCCCGCAAAGTTGCCATGCGGCGGAGGCGTCGGCGTCTGCCATTCCAGCGTCGTCGCATCCCACGGATTGTCCGAGGTCACCTTCTCGCCCCTCACAATGCTGTGGAAGAAATTCCAGATGAACGGCAGTTGCGCCACCGCCAGCAACAACGCCGCCGTCGAAATCCCGATGTTCGCCTGGATGATCGTCTCCGAAAGCCGCCCCACGACGTCCGCCGTCACATCGGACACCATGTAGG
The DNA window shown above is from Verrucomicrobiia bacterium and carries:
- a CDS encoding heme-copper oxidase subunit III; amino-acid sequence: MDIPYTVLPRRDTGLYNAKLGIWLFLASEVMLFGALFSAYVLLRVGADPGTWPQEILNIPVGTVNTLVLICSSVTVVLGWAALKANNFASYRKYQAITLACAAIFVGIKSYEYHDKFTHYEVVMRDGRVYDGHLVAFQGEGQVVDGVRQRAEYIVLKGVELPAEMAAAGKAKGPLIKRLEKERGGRIDHHQEFRVPLAESRRLQSYGPWHNTYLAIYFTLTGLHALHVIGGALVIGWIWGPGAGMWKTDPERYTNRVETTGLFWHFVDLVWIFLFPILYLL